In the genome of Cercospora beticola chromosome 2, complete sequence, one region contains:
- a CDS encoding uncharacterized protein (antiSMASH:Cluster_1), with protein sequence MVKKYSTFFATSFTEPSLKRSTFRLQHRQSESAELHAIKASRWWIATQTLNDGSEHFSSNNEVSSTRVYRRIGRFNTAGRLISNVFIDWAVELSLEVDCVPGSPRKTHSDLFRWHFNDRHTISCGTKPDLRELNGLWHHFTTFRRNDTPLGCRLFAGYRRYTEPHLLATPIGINEPTSDYPLAARVDEVLLWRFRGRPAVSHGQRSNAS encoded by the coding sequence ATGGTCAAAAAGTACTCCACTTTCTTCGCCACAAGTTTCACAGAGCCCTCTCTCAAGCGTAGCACGTTTCGATTGCAACATCGACAATCAGAGTCGGCCGAACTTCATGCGATCAAAGCAAGCAGATGGTGGATTGCAACACAGACATTGAATGATGGAAGCGAGCACTTCTCAAGCAACAACGAAGTCTCGTCGACCCGTGTTTATCGCCGCATTGGCCGCTTCAACACCGCCGGACGGTTGATATCGAATGTCTTCATTGACTGGGCAGTCGAGCTTTCACTGGAGGTTGACTGTGTCCCTGGCAGCCCCAGAAAGACCCACAGCGACCTGTTCCGCTGGCACTTCAACGATCGACACACCATCAGCTGCGGAACGAAACCAGATCTGCGTGAATTAAATGGACTATGGCATCACTTTACGACCTTTCGGCGCAACGACACACCACTCGGCTGCAGACTCTTTGCCGGCTACCGTCGCTACACCGAGCCCCATCTGCTTGCGACTCCGATTGGGATCAATGAGCCAACTAGCGATTACCCTCTAGCTGCCCGAGTAGACGAGGTCTTACTATGGAGATTTCGCGGCAGGCCCGCCGTATCACACGGGCAGCGGTCCAATGCCTCCTAA
- a CDS encoding uncharacterized protein (antiSMASH:Cluster_1~BUSCO:EOG09265DRM) has product MSQEESALSRKDKKALRDAERAQQKGKKRKHREVAEPDALPQQDDDTNNDAPEQAVEPTESKPSKKRKAGELFSDTTADPTLASASANDTAEPATASSTQPPKKKRQKTKKSTPATTSDGTAAPPKKSRFIVFVGNLPYKTTDSSLEKHFAKLQPFTLRHRTDPKTKKSKGFAFLEFENYDRMKTCLKVFHHSLFDPEAIDRGEVVPDPTAPGKEDESGMHPDRRNGGAGKGKGKKDTARRINVELTAGGGGGKSGERKERIREKNVRLNEQRERRAELEKKEKAKKERQEGGKDRGGKERKEKKVESSGDATAAAGVADGDIHPARLAMMGR; this is encoded by the coding sequence ATGTCTCAGGAAGAGAGTGCACTGTCGCGAAAAGACAAGAAGGCCCTCCGCGATGCCGAGCGAGCGCAGCaaaagggcaagaagcgaaAGCACAGGGAAGTCGCTGAACCCGATGCGCTTCCTCAGCAAGACGACGACACGAACAATGATGCGCCTGAGCAAGCCGTAGAGCCCACCGAGTCGAAACCTTCGAAAAAGCGCAAAGCCGGCGAGCTCTTCTCTGACACGACCGCGGACCCCACGCTAGCATCCGCGTCTGCGAACGACACCGCCGAACCTGCAACAGCATCATCCACACAACCTCCCAAAAAGAAACGGcaaaagacgaagaagtccaCACCAGCCACTACATCCGATGGCACCGCAGCACCTCCCAAAAAGTCCCGCTTCATTGTCTTCGTCGGCAATCTCCCCTACAAAACCACCGACTCCAGTCTCGAAAAGCACTTCGCCAAACTCCAACCCTTCACCCTCCGCCACCGCACCGATCCCAAAACGAAAAAATCCAAAGGCTTTGCATTCCTAGAATTCGAAAATTATGATCGAATGAAAACATGTCTCAAAGTCTTCCATCACAGTCTCTTTGACCCGGAAGCGATAGATCGCGGGGAAGTGGTGCCTGACCCTACTGCGCCGGGGAAAGAAGATGAGAGTGGGATGCATCCTGATCGGAGAAATGGTGGGGCTGGAAAGGGTAAAGGGAAGAAGGAtacggcgaggaggattAATGTGGAATTGACGGCTGGTGGGGGTGGAGGGAAAAGTGGGGAGAGGAAAGAGAGGATTCGAGAGAAGAATGTTAGGTTAAATGAGCAAAGAGAGCGGAGGGCGgagttggagaagaaggagaaggcgaagaaggagagacaGGAGGGTGGGAAAGACCGGGGAGGGAAGGAGCGAAAGGAAAAGAAGGTGGAGTCCAGCGGtgatgctactgctgctgctggcgtagCTGACGGCGACATACACCCTGCAAGGTTGGCCATGATGGGACGATGA
- a CDS encoding uncharacterized protein (antiSMASH:Cluster_1), whose product MKRLHREIRAEHGITVKDSGQVQVPQLTPHQRGLHAMTFGSPSVEQMPQSPQPERVSSPRLSPRPDREVVFPYRLDEERGTRRSASSPVEQHSKQRQPLSAPVIHKPDPNSYRISTRDDQIRAELHEYFKRVEKGYVWADHRGFINVSDVLAGSWLSHVGVNFTELIAFVKGPAGKSFKIQPTAFANEFSYSPADFEIKLADESDNTDLDRSQSAPGGSS is encoded by the coding sequence ATGAAGAGACTGCATAGAGAGATCAGAGCGGAACATGGTATTACTGTCAAAGACAGCGGGCAGGTCCAGGTGCCTCAGTTGACGCCACATCAACGCGGACTTCATGCAATGACTTTCGGCTCGCCCTCAGTCGAACAGATGCCGCAAAGTCCTCAGCCTGAACGTGTATCGTCACCTCGGCTATCACCGAGACCCGATCGGGAAGTGGTATTTCCCTATAGGTTGGACGAAGAAAGAGGAACCCGACGTTCTGCAAGTTCTCCAGTAGAACAGCACTCGAAGCAACGACAACCACTCTCAGCCCCTGTGATCCACAAGCCAGATCCGAACTCATACAGGATCTCTACGCGAGATGATCAGATACGGGCGGAGCTGCACGAGTATTTCAAGCGAGTCGAGAAGGGATATGTGTGGGCAGACCATCGTGGCTTCATCAACGTGAGCGATGTCCTGGCCGGCTCGTGGCTAAGTCACGTAGGTGTAAATTTCACTGAGCTGATCGCGTTTGTGAAGGGTCCGGCTGGGAAATCGTTCAAAATCCAGCCGACTGCTTTCGCAAACGAGTTCTCTTACAGTCCGGCTGATTTCGAGATCAAGTTGGCCGATGAGAGTGACAACACAGATCTGGACAGGTCTCAGAGCGCTCCTGGCGGAAGTTCTTGA
- a CDS encoding uncharacterized protein (antiSMASH:Cluster_1~BUSCO:EOG09264873), whose translation MNNMPDMPVNVPVDDPNADTEWNDILRSKGIIPDKPPSPTPQIEAALLQARELAHENRLEGKDLDELDELEDDEDEAFLDQYRQKRMAEMAHLQQTSVFNQVYPVQKPDWTREVTDASKEAWVFVLLTSSTGTNIESQLMIEVWRELARKFGDIKFCQIQGNLCIEGYPDRNTPTVLVYKDTEIKRQIVTLKELNGEKTSIGDMEKILLGLGAVKHGDKRLEGSGEEEEAGDRPYRSIRQSDRKGKDDDDDSDWD comes from the exons ATGAACAACATGCCGGATATGCCCGTGAACGTCCCCGTCGACGACCCCAACGCCGACACCGAATG GAACGACATCCTCCGCTCGAAAGGCATCATCCCCGACAAGCCTCCATCACCAACACCGCAAATCGAAGCTGCTCTTCTGCAGGCCCGAGAGCTCGCTCATGAGAACCGACTCGAAGGCAAGGATCTCGATGAATTGGACGAactcgaagacgatgaggatgaagcttTTCTTGATCAGTATCGCCAGAAGCGAATGGCTGAAATGGCTCACCTGCAACAAACGAGCGTCTTCAATCAAGTTTACCCCGTGCAAAAGCCGGACTGGACTCGTGAAGTCACGGATGCGAGTAAAGAGGCGTGGGTGTTTGTTCTCTTGACTTCAAGTACGGGCACAAACATCGAATCGCAACTCATGATCGAGGTCTGGCGGGAACTCGCTCGCAAATTTGGAGATATCAAGTTCTGTCAAATACAGGGAAACTTATGTATTGAGGGGTACCCGGACCGGAATACGCCCACGGTGTTGGTGTACAAAGACACCGAGATCAAGAGACAGATTGTAACGCTGAAGGAACTGAATGGGGAGAAGACGAGTATTGGAGACATGGAGAAGATTTTGCTGGGGCTGGGTGCTGTGAAACACGGAGACAAAAGGTTGGAAGGGagcggcgaggaagaggaagctggGGATAGACCGTATCGAAGCATACGACAAAGTGATCGTAAAGGGaaagatgacgacgacgacagcgactggGACTAG
- a CDS encoding uncharacterized protein (antiSMASH:Cluster_1), giving the protein MVGPLFSAHWTQMAPILLSLPSGSWPQTEFSPTLVTLWQRRQQSEAIGFVQQSQDPSNLVQVTSNVADTTRKLLLVERRDFADYNVSHASNLDVGLGSDERELFADDSSCLLQPETTQGPYYVDGEIIRNDMSEDQVGIPLYLSIQLVDTSTCEPVPAVFVDVWHCNSTGVYSGVINPSNGNPNDTSNQETTFLRAVQQTDINGVVQFQSIFPGHYIGRAVHIHVMTHNVNSTTIRTNGTLINAASNHTAHASHVGQIFFDQDLISQVEATAPYNTNTQELLNNDEDGILYQEAKGSDPFVQYVLVGDKIEDGVLAWVSLGIDPAADFVTPSVATYEKDGTDVNEDFKYTGPKSGPISETGIPGEEDAAVAGGAKL; this is encoded by the exons ATGGTTGGACCACTATTCAG CGCTCATTGGACTCAAATGGCACCGATTCTTCTCTCCTTGCCTTCGGGCTCTTGGCCGCAAACGGAGTTCTCTCCCACCCTGGTCACTCTGTGGCAGAGGAGGCAGCAGAGCGAGGCCATTGGCTTCGTACAGCAAAGCCAAGATCCGTCCAATCTTGTGCAAGTGACCTCAAACGTCGCGGACACCACGAGGAAGCTGTTGCTCGTCGAA CGCCGAGACTTTGCAGACTACAACGTCTCACACGCTTCGAACCTTGATGTCGGCTTGGGATCTGACGAGCGAGAATTGTTCGCCGACGACTCCAGCTGTCTCCTTCAGCCCGAGACCACACAAGGACCGTACTACGTTGACGGCGAGATCATTC GCAATGACATGTCCGAAGATCAAGTTGGCATTCCGCTTTACTTGTCCATCCAGCTGGTTGACACCTCCACCTGCGAGCCTGTCCCCGCTGTATTCGTCGACGTATGGCACTGCAACAGCACGGGTGTCTACTCGGGTGTGATCAACCCATCAAACGGGAACCCCAACGACACATCGAACCAAGAAACCACTTTCCTTCGCGCTGTGCAGCAGACTGACATTAATGGTGTCGTTCAATTTCAATCTATCTTCCCGGGTCACTACATTGGTCGTGCGGTCCACATCCACGTCATGACACACAACGTCAACTCTACCACTATTCGGACCAATGGTACTCTTATCAACGCAGCTAGCAACCACACTGCGCACGCCTCGCACGTAGGCCAAATTTTCTTCGACCAAGACCTCATCTCCCAAGTCGAAGCCACGGCTCCATACAACACCAACACCCAGGAGCTTCTCAACAACGATGAGGATGGTATCTTGTACCAAGAAGCCAAAGGCTCTGATCCATTTGTCCAATATGTCCTTGTTGGAGACAAGATCGAAGATGGTGTCCTCGCATGGGTGAGTCTCGGCATCGACCCTGCTGCGGATTTTGTCACGCCATCAGTTGCCACCTATGAAAAAGACGGCACCGATGTCAACGAGGACTTCAAGTACACCGGTCCTAAGTCTGGGCCAATCTCTGAAACGGGAATTCCaggagaggaggatgctgctgtggctgggGGCGCAAAGCTCTAA
- a CDS encoding uncharacterized protein (antiSMASH:Cluster_1) has product MQNNSNTSPATVPAWTVKAISPRLSDVKHALDSYLDQAEKGIIRTDSDGFVNVGKMVWHRLFSESAIRLDDIMHYIESDAGSDFGKKGPFGPGTKNDGSQCFLRKKQLIRSAKTDLTYESRKSEGPKEYIPATIRKLQAMESP; this is encoded by the exons ATGCAGAATAATTCTAATACAAGTCCGGCTACAGTTCCGGCTTGGACCGTGAAAGCAATCTCTCCCAGACTCTCGGACGTCAAGCATGCCCTCGACTCTTACCTCGACCAGGCGGAAAAGGGCATCATTCGTACTGATAGCGATGGATTCGTAAACGTCGGCAAGATGGTATGGCATCGCCTCTTTAGCGAATCGGCAATCCGTTTAGACGATATCATGCATTACATCGAATCTGATGCAGGCTCTGATTTCGGGAAGAAAGGGCCATTTGGGCCTGGCACCAAGAACGATGGTTCCCAGTGCTTCTTGCGCAAGAAGCAG CTAATCCGCTCAGCGAAGACAGATCTGACATATGAGAGCCGCAAGTCGGAAGGCCCTAAAGAATATATACCGGCAACGATAAGGAAACTCCAGGCTATGGAGAGTCCCTAG
- a CDS encoding uncharacterized protein (antiSMASH:Cluster_1~BUSCO:EOG09260JTZ) — MALNKKDEDDAGIVKVDRTSVFQEARVFNTSPISPRKCRILLTKLALLLFTGEKFPTNEATSLFFGISKLFQNKDASLRQMVYLVIKELANTAEDVIMVTSSIMKDTAVGSDVVYRANAIRALCRIIDASTVQAIERNIKTAIVDKTPSVSSAALVSSYHLLPIARDIVRRWQSETQEAASSNKSSGGFMGFGGSSQHLPANTNYMTQYHAIGLLYQMRSHDRMALVKMVQQYSAAGVVKSPAARVMLVRLAAKLAEDDPSLRRPMMKLLDEWLRDKSEMVNFEAAKAIGEMPDLTDAETGQAIHVLQLFLTSPRAVTKFAAIRILHQFASFKPDAVRQCNPDIESLISNSNRSIATFAITTLLKTGNESSVDRLMTQISTFMSEITDEFKVTIVEAIRTLCLKFPSKQARMLTFLSGILRDEGGYEFKRSVVESMFDLIKFVPEARDEALAHLCEFIEDCEFTKLAVRILHVLGMEGPKTAQPTKYIRYIYNRVVLENAIVRAAAVTALAKFGVGQKDPEVKKSVGVLLKRCLDDTDDEVRDRAALNLRLMKDEDDDFSGRFVRNDSMFSLPVLEDQLAHYVNGGSAEAFANPFDFSNVPVVTREQSLAEDRTKKLTTATPTLKAPTIGPKKTDTSAAEAAAQATVATQKYASQLGAIPEFSSYGGVLKSSPVVELTESETEYVVSAVKHLFKEHVVIQFDIKNTLADYVLSDVSVICTPSSPDEEEETPLVDDGFVIPVELLKSEEPGTVYVSFSRPEGQFVAASFTNVLKFTLKEIDPATGEPEEGGYEDEYQTNDLELDGSDYVVPAFAGSFDNIWQGLPDAEEASETLQLSHAKSISEAVELLVKALGMQPLEGSEVALSTSTHTLRLYGKSVTGGKVASQIRMAFSAKSGVTVKITARSEEEGLAALVVGGVA; from the exons ATGGCGCTCAacaagaaggacgaggacgatgccgGCATTGTCAAAGTCGACCGCACTTCTGTCTTCCAAGAAG CCCGAGTCTTCAACACATCTCCGATCTCCCCGCGAAAATGTCGAATCCTCCTTACCAAACTcgcccttctcctcttcaccgGCGAAAAGTTCCCCACCAACGAGGCCacctctctcttctttggcATATCCAAGCTGTTCCAGAACAAAGATGCCTCGCTACGTCAGATGGTCTACCTGGTCATCAAGGAGCTTGCGAACACGGCCGAGGATGTCATCATGGTCACAAGCTCCATTATGAAGGACACAGCGGTCGGCAGCGACGTAGTCTACAGGGCCAATGCTATTCGCGCGCTGTGCAGAATTATCGATGCTTCTACAGTGCAAGCGATTGAGAGGAACATCAAGACTGCCATCGTAGACAAGACGCCTTCGGTCTCCTCCGCAGCTCTGGTCTCCAGTTACCATTTGCTGCCTATTGCGCGAGACATTGTGAGGAGGTGGCAGAGCGAGACTCAAGAGGCTGCCTCGTCAAACAAATCGAGTGGAGGGTTCATGGGTTTTGGAGGCTCTTCACAACATCTCCCGGCCAACACGAATTATATGACACAATACCACGCTATTGGTCTGTTGTACCAGATGAGGAGCCACGATCGCATGGCTTTGGTCAAGATGGTGCAGCAATACTCCGCTGCTGGAGTCGTAAAGAGCCCGGCGGCGAGGGTGATGCTTGTGCGATTGGCTGCCAAATTGGCTGAGGATGACCCAAGCCTGAGGAGACCAATGATGAAGCTTTTGGATGAATGGCTGCGGGACAAGAGCGAGATGGTTAACTTTGAAGCTGCCAAAGCAATTGGGGAGATGCCAGACTTGACGGATGCCGAGACAGGTCAGGCGATCCATGTGCTGCAGCTGTTCTTGACCAGCCCACGCGCTGTCACCAAATTCGCGGCGATTCGGATTCTCCACCAATTCGCCTCGTTCAAGCCGGATGCTGTGCGACAATGCAATCCAGACATTGAGAGCCTTATTTCGAACTCGAACCGATCCATTGCTACATTCGCTATCACGACGCTCCTCAAGACTGGTAACGAGTCCTCGGTCGATCGTCTCATGACACAGATCAGCACATTCATGTCAGAGATTACGGATGAGTTCAAGGTCACCATTGTCGAAGCCATCCGGACCCTATGCTTGAAATTCCCCTCCAAACAAGCGCGTATGCTCACTTTCCTCTCCGGTATCCTTCGCGACGAAGGTGGCTACGAGTTCAAGCGAAGTGTAGTGGAGAGCATGTTCGACCTGATCAAATTCGTGCCAGAAGCTCGGGATGAGGCTCTTGCACATCTCTGCGAGTTCATCGAGGACTGCGAATTTACCAAACTGGCTGTCCGTATCCTACATGTCCTCGGTATGGAAGGGCCAAAGACTGCACAGCCTACGAAGTACATTCGCTACATCTACAACCGAGTGGTCCTCGAAAACGCGATCGTACGAGCAGCCGCCGTCACAGCACTTGCGAAATTCGGCGTCGGGCAGAAGGATCCAGAAGTAAAGAAGAGTGTCGGCGTCCTGCTCAAGCGATGTCTGGATGATACTGATGATGAAGTTCGCGATCGTGCTGCATTGAACTTGCGCTTGAtgaaggatgaggatgacgatttCTCAGGACGCTTTGTCAGAAATG ACTCGATGTTCTCCCTTCCGGTTTTGGAGGATCAGTTGGCACACTATGTGAATGGCGGCTCAGCTGAGGCCTTTGCCAACCCATTCGACTTCTCTAACGTTCCAGTTGTCACTCGAGAGCAGTCTCTCGCCGAAGATcggacgaagaagctcaCTACGGCCACTCCTACGCTCAAAGCCCCAACTATCGGACCCAAGAAAACAGACACGTCTGCCGCGGAGGCTGCGGCTCAAGCGACCGTGGCTACGCAGAAATACGCTTCGCAGCTTGGAGCTATTCCCGAATTCTCATCATATGGCGGCGTCCTCAAATCATCACCTGTCGTTGAGCTTACCGAATCTGAAACGGAATACGTCGTGTCTGCGGTCAAGCACTTGTTCAAGGAGCATGTCGTCATCCAATTCGACATCAAGAACACTCTGGCCGATTATGTCCTTTCCGATGTGTCCGTCATCTGCACACCTTCATCCcctgatgaggaagaagagacgCCTCTCGTGGATGATGGCTTCGTCATTCCTGTGGAGCTGCTGAAATCTGAGGAGCCTGGCACTGTATACGTTTCATTCTCGCGGCCCGAAGGACAATTCGTTGCCGCATCATTCACCAACGTCCTGAAATTCACCCTCAAGGAGATTGATCCGGCGACCGGTGAGCCAGAAGAAGGTGGCTACGAAGATGAGTACCAGACCAACGACCTCGAGCTGGACGGATCGGATTACGTGGTGCCTGCCTTTGCTGGATCATTCGACAACATTTGGCAAGGTCTGCCAGATGCAGAGGAGGCGAGCGAGACTCTGCAACTCAGTCATGCGAAGAGCATATCCGAAGCGGTGGAGCTCCTTGTTAAAGCCCTAGGCATGCAACCACTCGAGGGCTCCGAGGTTGCGTTATCGACAAGCACACACACATTGAGATTATACGGCAAATCAGTCACAGGTGGAAAGGTCGCTAGTCAGATCAGAATGGCGTTCTCGGCGAAGAGCGGCGTTACGGTGAAGATCACAGCGAGGTCCGAGGAAGAGGGCCTTGCTGCGTTGGTTGTCGGAGGTGTAGCGTGA